A window of Microbacterium sp. BK668 genomic DNA:
CCGCCCCACGTCGGGCGAGCTGGCCATGTACTCGGTCATGTGGTCGGAGCACTGCTCGTACAAGTCGAGCAAGATCTACCTTCGCCGCTTCGGCGAGAAGGTCTCCGACGAGATGACTACCCGCCTCATGGTGGGCATGGGCCAGAACGCCGGCGTCGTCGACATCGGCGAGGGCTGGGCCGTCACGTTCAAGGTCGAGTCGCACAACCACCCGAGCTACATCGAGCCCTTCCAGGGTGCGGCCACCGGCGTCGGCGGCATCGTCCGCGACATCATCTCGATGGGCGCGCGCCCCGTCGCCGTCATGGATCAGCTCCGCTTCGGCGCGATCGACGACCCCGACACGGCCCGCGTCGTGCACGGCGTCGTGAGCGGCATCAGCTTCTACGGCAACTGCCTGGGCCTGCCGAACATCGGCGGAGAGACCGTCTTCGACTCGGTCTATCAGGGCAACCCGCTCGTCAACGCGCTCGCGGTCGGCGTCCTCCGCCACGAGGACCTCAAGCTCGCCAACGCGAGCGGCGCGGGCAATCAGGTCGTGCTCTTCGGAGCCCGGACGGGCGGCGACGGCATCGGCGGCGCATCCATCCTCGCCTCCGACACGTTCTCGGAAGGCGGGCCGACCAAGCGGCCCGCCGTGCAGGTGGGCGACCCCTTCGCCGAGAAGGTCCTCATCGAGTGCTGCCTCGAGCTGTATCAGGGCGAACTCGTCGAGGCCATCCAGGACCTCGGCGCCGCGGGGATCTCGTGCGCGACGAGCGAGCTCGCCGCCAACGGCGGCTCGGGCATGCGCGTCGATCTCGACAAGGTGCTGCTGCGCGACCCGTCGCTCACGCCCGAGGAGATCCTCATGAGCGAGAGCCAGGAGCGCATGATGGCGATCGTCGCGCCCGAGAAGCTCGACGCGTTCCTGGCCGTGACGCAGAAGTGGGACGTCGAAACCTCGGTTCTCGGCGAGGTCACGGGCGACGGACGTCTGCAGATCTTCTGGCACGGAGAGCAGATCGTCGACGTCGACCCCTCCACCGTCGCGGTCGACGGCCCGGTCTACGAGCGCCCCGTGGCGTACCCGAGCTGGATCGACGCCCTTCGCGACGACTCGGCGGCGGCGCTGCCGCGCTCGAACGACCCGGAGACGCTCCGCGCGCAGTTCGCGCAGCTCGTCGCGAGCCCCAACCTCGCCGACACCGACTGGGTGACGAACCAGTACGACCGCTACGTCATGGGCAACACGGCGCTGTCCTTCCCCGATGACGCCGGCATGGTGCGCGTCGACGAGCACTCCGGACTCGGCTTCGCCATCGCGACCGACTGCAACGGGCGCTACTGCCAGCTCGACCCCTATCGGGGCGCGCAGCTCGCGCTCGCCGAGGCGTATCGCAATGTCGCCGTCACCGGCGCCGTGCCCACGGCCG
This region includes:
- the purL gene encoding phosphoribosylformylglycinamidine synthase subunit PurL, producing MTTPSETTAAARPVADTVSHAESTPEKEQPYAALGLKPDEYERIREILGRRPTSGELAMYSVMWSEHCSYKSSKIYLRRFGEKVSDEMTTRLMVGMGQNAGVVDIGEGWAVTFKVESHNHPSYIEPFQGAATGVGGIVRDIISMGARPVAVMDQLRFGAIDDPDTARVVHGVVSGISFYGNCLGLPNIGGETVFDSVYQGNPLVNALAVGVLRHEDLKLANASGAGNQVVLFGARTGGDGIGGASILASDTFSEGGPTKRPAVQVGDPFAEKVLIECCLELYQGELVEAIQDLGAAGISCATSELAANGGSGMRVDLDKVLLRDPSLTPEEILMSESQERMMAIVAPEKLDAFLAVTQKWDVETSVLGEVTGDGRLQIFWHGEQIVDVDPSTVAVDGPVYERPVAYPSWIDALRDDSAAALPRSNDPETLRAQFAQLVASPNLADTDWVTNQYDRYVMGNTALSFPDDAGMVRVDEHSGLGFAIATDCNGRYCQLDPYRGAQLALAEAYRNVAVTGAVPTAVTDCLNFGSPENPEVMWQFSQAVDGLADGCLALGIPVTGGNVSFYNQTGDVPIFPTPVVGVLGIIDDVARRIPSGWQDEGENIYLLGVTATELSGSAWAGTVHGHLGGRPPAVDLDGEKRLAELLHAASLQSLVSSAHDLSSGGLAQALAEAVMRFGVGARVWLTEIMERDGVDAATALFSESTGRVLVSVPREDDVKFRGLCEGRGYPVLRIGVTDAPGEGDAPALEVQGVFTMPLAELRDLSSATLPAAFGPTVAEPAGTAA